A single region of the Thermococcus zilligii AN1 genome encodes:
- a CDS encoding tRNA(Met) cytidine acetyltransferase TmcA, with the protein MTVKVRFDKDVRDYAKGEKVNDGMLKLTETALAQALENFHRRMIVIEGDTERKAELAGILAGASARVLSGILDELVKKRLRDESENKIEVLYATDALGEETFGRKRYEAFRKHFDVLAGSEVNVQAVTFKHTREILGRTYDLLILDMSYDYSPNDLGRIIETVRGGGLIFILAHPFKKWKDMWTGFHKSLVTPPYTIDDVKKRFNRRLIRKFTEHEGIYIVTEEGKIRKKPNKSKSQAKIEGRKGVPIPEEALFPRELYEMALTEGQVEVLRAFEELVEKEGMLVVTADRGRGKSVSVGIAAVGLALALKKRTRIIVTAPEPENVQSLFRFARRALEKLGFKPRAVEEEGLIKGLYARKISLRYYPPTEGYKKSADLYILDEAAGIHVPILHKYLNKPRVVYSSTIHGYEGAGRGFSVKFLKKAGEKRNFKELHMDEPIRYADHDPIEKWLFDVLLLDAEPVELTEEDYELIKKGEVYLEEPDLDDWFENDRDDLRHFIGIYILAHYRNRPSDVALLADAPHHEARVLRLKNGKIVTAIQIAKEGNIPKDVIEKMAAGYKPRGNIIPDMMVKHHYLKEFARLEGYRIVRIATHPDAMDMGLGSKALELLEKEAREKGLDWIGSGFGASEELARFWVRNGFATVHLSPTRNPVSGEFTAIVLKATSERAKGLIKQANDEFRIRFTEWLSDTHRELEPEIARWLFETPFGEAVDYPIHLTEIQKKRLDAFTGKVLTYDTVIDVVKPIVKLYFLDGWMKPYLDERQIKLLIYRVLQAHSWEETAKLIDRTETFTMIEVRDIIRGLWYYYKRLLR; encoded by the coding sequence AGAGAAAGGCGGAACTGGCCGGAATTCTCGCCGGTGCTTCGGCGAGGGTTCTGAGCGGGATTTTGGATGAGCTGGTTAAGAAGCGCCTCAGGGATGAGAGCGAGAATAAAATCGAGGTTCTCTACGCTACCGATGCCCTCGGCGAGGAAACCTTCGGGAGGAAGCGTTATGAGGCCTTTAGAAAGCACTTCGACGTCTTAGCGGGTTCTGAGGTTAACGTTCAGGCGGTTACCTTCAAGCACACCCGCGAGATACTCGGGAGGACTTACGACCTTCTGATCTTAGACATGAGCTACGACTATTCCCCCAACGACCTCGGCAGGATCATCGAGACGGTCAGGGGCGGGGGGCTGATATTCATTCTCGCTCACCCTTTCAAGAAGTGGAAGGACATGTGGACGGGCTTCCACAAGAGCCTGGTAACCCCGCCCTACACGATAGACGACGTGAAGAAGCGCTTCAACAGGAGGCTCATAAGGAAGTTCACGGAGCACGAGGGGATTTACATCGTAACCGAGGAAGGGAAGATAAGGAAGAAGCCAAATAAGAGCAAGAGCCAGGCGAAGATAGAGGGCAGGAAGGGGGTTCCAATCCCGGAGGAGGCTCTCTTTCCCAGGGAGCTCTACGAGATGGCCCTCACGGAGGGGCAGGTCGAAGTTCTCAGGGCCTTTGAAGAGCTCGTTGAGAAAGAGGGCATGCTTGTCGTTACCGCCGACAGGGGGAGGGGCAAAAGCGTTTCCGTTGGAATAGCGGCGGTTGGTCTGGCCCTTGCCCTGAAAAAGCGCACGCGCATAATTGTAACCGCCCCCGAGCCTGAAAACGTCCAGTCCCTTTTCCGCTTCGCCAGGAGGGCCCTTGAAAAGCTCGGCTTCAAGCCCCGCGCTGTTGAGGAGGAAGGCCTCATAAAGGGGCTCTACGCGAGGAAAATCAGCCTGCGCTACTATCCCCCCACGGAGGGCTACAAGAAGAGCGCAGACCTCTACATCCTCGACGAAGCGGCGGGAATCCACGTGCCGATACTCCACAAATACCTCAACAAGCCCCGCGTGGTTTACTCCTCGACAATACACGGCTACGAGGGCGCTGGAAGGGGTTTCTCCGTCAAGTTCCTCAAGAAAGCTGGAGAGAAACGGAACTTTAAGGAGCTCCACATGGACGAGCCGATCCGCTACGCCGACCACGACCCCATCGAGAAGTGGCTCTTCGATGTTCTCCTCTTAGACGCTGAACCCGTCGAGCTCACGGAGGAGGACTACGAGCTGATAAAGAAGGGGGAGGTGTACCTTGAGGAACCGGATCTCGACGACTGGTTTGAGAACGACAGGGATGACCTGAGGCACTTCATTGGAATTTACATCTTAGCCCACTACCGCAACAGGCCGAGCGACGTGGCGCTTCTGGCGGATGCACCCCATCACGAAGCGAGGGTTTTGAGGCTCAAGAACGGCAAGATAGTGACCGCGATACAGATCGCCAAGGAAGGGAACATACCAAAGGACGTCATAGAGAAGATGGCCGCTGGCTACAAGCCGCGCGGAAACATAATTCCGGATATGATGGTCAAGCACCACTACCTGAAAGAGTTCGCAAGGCTTGAGGGCTACCGCATAGTTAGAATAGCGACGCACCCCGATGCCATGGACATGGGGCTTGGGAGCAAGGCTTTAGAGCTCCTCGAGAAAGAAGCCCGCGAGAAGGGCCTCGACTGGATTGGTTCAGGCTTCGGTGCCAGCGAGGAGCTTGCCCGCTTCTGGGTCAGGAACGGCTTTGCCACTGTGCACCTCAGCCCCACGAGAAACCCTGTCAGCGGCGAGTTTACGGCAATAGTCCTCAAGGCAACAAGCGAGAGGGCGAAGGGGCTCATAAAGCAGGCCAACGACGAGTTCAGGATCAGGTTTACCGAGTGGTTAAGTGATACGCACCGCGAGCTTGAGCCGGAAATCGCGCGCTGGCTCTTCGAGACGCCCTTCGGCGAGGCCGTGGATTACCCGATCCACCTCACGGAGATACAGAAGAAGAGGCTGGACGCTTTCACGGGCAAGGTTTTGACCTATGACACGGTCATAGACGTCGTCAAGCCGATAGTCAAGCTCTACTTCCTCGACGGGTGGATGAAGCCCTACCTCGATGAGAGGCAGATAAAGCTCTTGATATACCGCGTTCTCCAGGCCCACAGCTGGGAAGAAACCGCGAAGCTCATAGACAGGACGGAGACCTTCACAATGATCGAGGTGCGCGACATAATCCGGGGCCTCTGGTACTACTACAAGAGACTTCTGCGCTGA
- a CDS encoding TIGR00288 family NYN domain-containing protein — protein sequence MPSGWEKIVSVTKSGMEIIGQMKRKVSRGKKIALLIDGPNILRKELGVKLEDIVEVLSEIGDIRVARVILNQYAPQGLIEAVSNQGFEPVVVPGETGVKLAVEAMKEIYNPHIDVIALATRNAEFLPVILKAKEKGKETVVIGVEPGFSAALKHAADYVIILGGGEE from the coding sequence ATGCCCAGCGGTTGGGAAAAGATAGTTTCAGTGACAAAGAGCGGGATGGAGATAATTGGACAGATGAAGCGAAAGGTCTCGAGGGGAAAGAAAATCGCCCTCCTGATAGACGGCCCCAACATACTGAGGAAAGAGCTGGGAGTTAAGCTCGAAGACATCGTCGAGGTGCTCAGCGAGATAGGCGATATTAGAGTAGCCAGGGTTATCCTCAACCAGTACGCCCCCCAGGGGCTCATAGAGGCGGTCTCAAACCAGGGGTTTGAACCCGTGGTAGTCCCGGGAGAGACCGGGGTGAAGCTGGCTGTAGAAGCCATGAAGGAAATATACAACCCGCACATAGACGTTATAGCGCTGGCAACAAGGAACGCCGAGTTTCTTCCCGTTATCCTCAAGGCCAAAGAGAAGGGCAAGGAAACAGTCGTCATAGGCGTTGAACCCGGGTTTTCAGCGGCTTTGAAGCACGCCGCGGACTACGTGATAATCCTCGGCGGTGGGGAGGAATGA
- a CDS encoding TIGR00288 family NYN domain-containing protein → MKEKFFSMLRKKEEREESPSKLVGLIIDGPNILRKEFNIKLEDILSALRRIGNVRVAKVILNQYAPQGLIEAVVNQGLEPVIVAGDTDVRVAIEAMEMVYNSDVDVIALASRDADFLPIIIEAKRRGKETVVIGVEPGFSVALQNAADYVIKMEPQQKPEEEGKED, encoded by the coding sequence ATGAAGGAGAAGTTCTTTTCAATGCTTCGCAAAAAGGAGGAGAGGGAAGAGAGCCCATCGAAGCTGGTAGGCCTCATCATTGATGGCCCCAACATACTCAGAAAGGAGTTCAACATAAAGCTCGAGGACATCCTCAGCGCCCTCAGGAGGATAGGGAACGTTAGAGTAGCCAAGGTTATCCTCAACCAGTACGCCCCCCAGGGGCTGATAGAGGCAGTGGTAAACCAGGGGCTTGAGCCGGTCATAGTGGCGGGGGACACCGACGTGAGAGTGGCCATAGAGGCAATGGAGATGGTATACAACTCCGATGTCGACGTTATTGCCCTGGCCTCCCGTGACGCCGACTTCCTTCCGATAATAATTGAGGCAAAAAGAAGGGGCAAAGAGACCGTTGTCATAGGGGTCGAGCCCGGCTTTTCTGTGGCACTTCAAAATGCTGCTGATTACGTCATTAAGATGGAGCCCCAACAAAAGCCGGAAGAGGAAGGGAAAGAAGACTGA